A genome region from Crossiella equi includes the following:
- a CDS encoding ABC transporter permease codes for MKFVLQRLLFYAFTAWAAVTINFLIPRLIPGDPVTSLISRQKGAISSDAVQSLYVLFGLDDNTSLVEQYFDYWGQLLSGDLGLSFTFFPTPVSDVLSQSLPWTVILVGITTITSFLLGTGLGILAGWRRGSLADLVLPVTTFLSSVPYFWLGLIAITLFAGVDGWFPSSGGFESGLVPGWDAEFIGSAIHHSLLPAITIVISSMSGWILSMRNMMVTVAAEDYVTVAHAKGLPERRVAFSYAARNAVLPNVSGLALSLGFIVGGTLLVEIVFSYPGVGFQLFQAVGAKDYPLLQGIFLVITLSVLLANLLADLAYLALDPRTRKEG; via the coding sequence GTGAAGTTCGTACTCCAGCGGCTGCTGTTCTACGCCTTCACCGCGTGGGCCGCCGTCACCATCAACTTCCTCATCCCGCGGCTGATCCCCGGTGACCCGGTCACCTCGCTGATCTCGCGCCAGAAGGGCGCGATCTCCAGTGACGCGGTGCAGTCGCTGTACGTGCTGTTCGGCCTGGACGACAACACCAGCCTGGTCGAGCAGTATTTCGACTACTGGGGCCAGCTGCTCTCCGGCGACCTCGGCCTGTCGTTCACCTTCTTCCCGACCCCGGTCTCGGACGTGCTCTCGCAGAGCCTGCCGTGGACGGTGATCCTGGTCGGCATCACCACGATCACCAGCTTCCTGCTCGGCACCGGCCTGGGCATCCTGGCGGGCTGGCGGCGCGGGTCGCTGGCCGACCTGGTCCTGCCCGTCACCACGTTCCTGTCCTCGGTGCCGTACTTCTGGCTCGGGCTCATCGCGATCACGCTGTTCGCGGGCGTGGACGGCTGGTTCCCCTCCTCCGGCGGCTTCGAGTCGGGCCTGGTGCCCGGCTGGGACGCGGAGTTCATCGGCAGCGCGATCCACCACAGCCTGCTGCCCGCGATCACCATCGTGATCTCGTCGATGAGCGGGTGGATCCTGTCCATGCGCAACATGATGGTCACCGTGGCCGCCGAGGACTACGTGACGGTCGCGCACGCCAAGGGCCTGCCCGAGCGGCGGGTGGCCTTCAGCTACGCCGCGCGCAACGCGGTGCTGCCCAACGTCTCCGGCCTGGCGCTCTCACTCGGGTTCATCGTCGGCGGCACACTGCTGGTGGAGATCGTCTTCTCCTACCCGGGTGTGGGCTTCCAGCTCTTCCAGGCGGTCGGAGCCAAGGACTACCCGCTGCTGCAGGGCATCTTCCTGGTGATCACGCTGTCCGTGCTGCTGGCCAACCTGCTCGCCGACCTGGCCTACCTGGCCCTGGACCCGCGCACCCGCAAGGAGGGCTGA
- a CDS encoding ABC transporter ATP-binding protein yields MSRPVLEIKGLNVDYGVGESAVRAVRDVDLTLHRGEVLGLAGESGSGKSTLAYGLTRLLPPPGVVRSGSVLYHGRDGEPVDILRMTPARLREFRWAETSLVFQGAMNSLNPVHKVSTQLMDVIKAHEPGTSARARRARAKQLLDLVGIAADRLEAYPHQLSGGMRQRVMIGMALALEPQIVIMDEPTTALDVVTQRQILRQLVELRERLDFSVLFITHDLSLLVEFSDRIAVMYGGRIVEQAPSAELYRESLHPYSDGLLHSFPALRGPRRELTGIPGSPPDPRALPSGCSFHPRCPRAFDPCGQRVPELGPPAGRDGRTVACHLHVGDQVPV; encoded by the coding sequence ATGAGCCGCCCGGTTCTGGAGATCAAGGGCCTCAACGTCGACTACGGCGTGGGGGAGAGCGCGGTGCGGGCCGTGCGCGATGTCGACCTCACGCTGCACCGGGGCGAGGTCCTCGGACTGGCGGGGGAGAGCGGCAGCGGCAAGTCCACCTTGGCCTACGGGCTCACCCGCCTGCTGCCGCCGCCCGGGGTGGTGCGCAGCGGTTCGGTGCTCTACCACGGCCGCGACGGCGAGCCGGTGGACATCCTGCGCATGACGCCCGCGCGGCTGCGCGAGTTCCGCTGGGCGGAGACCTCGCTGGTGTTCCAGGGTGCGATGAACTCGCTCAACCCGGTGCACAAGGTCTCCACGCAGCTGATGGACGTGATCAAGGCGCACGAGCCGGGCACGAGCGCCCGCGCGCGCCGGGCCCGCGCCAAGCAGCTGCTGGACCTGGTGGGCATCGCGGCCGACCGGCTGGAGGCCTACCCGCACCAGCTCTCCGGCGGCATGCGGCAGCGCGTGATGATCGGCATGGCGCTGGCCCTGGAACCACAGATCGTGATCATGGACGAGCCGACCACCGCGCTGGACGTGGTGACCCAGCGGCAGATCCTGCGCCAGCTGGTGGAGCTGCGGGAGCGGCTGGACTTCTCCGTCCTGTTCATCACGCACGACCTTTCGCTGCTGGTGGAGTTCTCCGACCGGATCGCGGTCATGTACGGCGGGCGCATCGTCGAGCAGGCCCCGTCGGCGGAGCTGTACCGCGAGTCCCTGCACCCCTACAGCGACGGCCTGCTGCACTCCTTCCCCGCCCTGCGCGGCCCGCGCCGGGAGCTGACCGGGATCCCCGGTTCGCCGCCCGACCCGCGCGCCCTGCCCAGCGGCTGCTCCTTCCACCCGCGGTGCCCGCGCGCCTTCGATCCGTGCGGGCAGAGGGTGCCCGAACTCGGCCCGCCCGCCGGGCGCGACGGCCGCACCGTCGCGTGCCACCTGCACGTGGGCGACCAGGTTCCCGTCTGA
- a CDS encoding ABC transporter substrate-binding protein, with protein sequence MRVKRIAALTIAGILVAGLAACGSGNSSAGGNSGGVLNIGFPNGPQTENHNPFLETSAAGSLGYRWMMYEPLYMRNKAKPTDPGKPWLASKADWADNYTKLTLTLRENVKFSDGKPMTSEDVAFSLGLLKQYPAFNLHAVPYGDIKAEGPNTVTVTFPRSQFTNQLKILEAAVVPKHIWENVKDPATELNKNPVGTGPYTLKSFTPQSVTLTVRDSYWQELPKVKELRYTTYNDNNAQTAALASGASEWAFVFIPNYKTVYTAKNPEHNKTWATSSLAVHGLWFNTERAPFNNVALRRAVNQVINRDDVFTQAEAGYFYPKVDSVTGIPTPAGESFIAPDYKGKTLTPNVDAAKKILTDAGYTYQGSTLLDPAGAPVKFTMAVPGGWSDYVTTLEIIKDNVSQLGINATVEKPNQDAWTESVESGNFDAVMHWTEDGPSPYDTYRYIMDEELYKPIGTGATIGNFGRFRNAEATAALRQYANTEDPAVRTTALNTLQKVMVEQQPIAVTGASNVGGMYSTKNWVGWPDDSNPYAAGQPSLRTALDVVLHLKPAS encoded by the coding sequence ATGCGAGTCAAGCGCATCGCGGCCTTGACCATCGCGGGAATCCTTGTCGCGGGCCTCGCCGCCTGCGGCAGCGGAAACAGCAGCGCCGGGGGCAACTCGGGCGGGGTGTTGAACATCGGTTTCCCCAACGGGCCGCAGACCGAGAACCACAACCCGTTCCTGGAGACCTCCGCGGCCGGTTCCCTCGGCTACCGGTGGATGATGTACGAGCCGCTGTACATGCGGAACAAGGCCAAGCCCACCGACCCGGGCAAGCCCTGGCTGGCCAGCAAGGCCGACTGGGCGGACAACTACACCAAGCTCACGCTGACGCTGCGGGAGAACGTGAAGTTCTCCGACGGCAAGCCGATGACCTCCGAGGACGTCGCCTTCAGCCTCGGCCTGCTCAAGCAGTACCCGGCCTTCAACCTGCACGCCGTGCCCTACGGCGACATCAAGGCCGAGGGCCCGAACACGGTGACGGTGACCTTCCCGAGGTCGCAGTTCACCAACCAGCTGAAGATCCTCGAAGCCGCGGTCGTGCCCAAGCACATCTGGGAGAACGTCAAGGACCCGGCCACCGAGCTGAACAAGAACCCGGTCGGTACCGGCCCGTACACGCTCAAGTCCTTCACGCCGCAGTCGGTCACGCTGACCGTGCGCGACAGCTACTGGCAGGAGCTGCCGAAGGTCAAGGAGCTGCGCTACACCACCTACAACGACAACAACGCGCAGACGGCCGCGCTCGCCTCGGGCGCCTCGGAGTGGGCCTTCGTGTTCATCCCGAACTACAAGACCGTCTACACGGCCAAGAACCCCGAGCACAACAAGACCTGGGCCACCAGCTCGCTGGCGGTGCACGGCCTGTGGTTCAACACCGAGCGCGCGCCGTTCAACAACGTCGCGCTGCGCCGGGCGGTCAACCAGGTGATCAACCGGGACGACGTCTTCACCCAGGCCGAGGCGGGGTACTTCTACCCGAAGGTCGACAGCGTCACCGGCATCCCGACCCCGGCGGGCGAGTCCTTCATCGCGCCGGACTACAAGGGCAAGACCCTGACGCCGAACGTGGACGCGGCCAAGAAGATCCTCACCGACGCGGGCTACACCTACCAGGGCAGCACGCTGCTGGACCCGGCGGGCGCCCCGGTGAAGTTCACCATGGCGGTGCCCGGCGGCTGGTCGGACTACGTGACCACGCTGGAGATCATCAAGGACAACGTGTCCCAGCTCGGCATCAACGCCACGGTGGAGAAGCCGAACCAGGACGCGTGGACCGAGTCGGTGGAGTCCGGCAACTTCGACGCGGTGATGCACTGGACCGAGGACGGCCCCTCGCCGTACGACACCTACCGGTACATCATGGACGAGGAGCTGTACAAGCCGATCGGCACCGGTGCGACCATCGGCAACTTCGGTCGCTTCCGCAACGCCGAGGCCACCGCGGCCCTGCGCCAGTACGCCAACACCGAGGACCCCGCGGTCCGCACCACCGCCCTGAACACGCTCCAGAAGGTCATGGTCGAGCAGCAGCCGATCGCGGTCACCGGCGCGTCGAACGTGGGCGGCATGTACAGCACGAAGAACTGGGTCGGCTGGCCCGATGACAGCAATCCCTACGCCGCGGGGCAGCCGAGCCTGCGGACGGCACTGGATGTCGTGCTCCACCTCAAGCCCGCCTCCTGA
- a CDS encoding PQQ-dependent sugar dehydrogenase has translation MRYEAENAFISQGVVESNHAGFSGTGFVNNDNVAGSYVEWTVNAPSAVANASLAFRFANGSGANRPVDISVNGNLVGNDQAFPNTGWTNYQSVTITAPLQAGENKIRATGATAAGGPNLDALDVDTAPAPPRGNPQPPTTVSTGWSIPWAVSFLPDGQSALVTERDTFRVFRAGLNGSKTQVGTVPNSTTTGGEGGLMGVAVSPTWNGTSDQDVFFFHTSNDGGAQANRIVKMSFNGTALSNRQVIVNNLPASRFHNGGQLKFGPDGFLYATTGDAQNTSLAQNLGSPAGKILRFTKTGAAAPGNPFNSLVYSYGHRNAQGLAWDSAGRLWSSELGNVSRDELNLILPGRNYGWPTCEGDCNVGGMENPKRTWSTAENSPSSLAIVNDTAYIAALRGQRLWRVELNGTSAGATTSVFNTFGRLRSVVKVPGASALWIGTTNADGNGGQGPGSDRILRSEIR, from the coding sequence GTGCGGTACGAAGCGGAAAACGCTTTCATCTCCCAGGGGGTCGTGGAGTCCAACCACGCCGGGTTCAGCGGCACGGGCTTCGTCAACAACGACAACGTGGCGGGCAGCTACGTCGAGTGGACGGTGAACGCGCCCTCGGCGGTGGCCAACGCCTCGTTGGCCTTCCGCTTCGCCAACGGCAGCGGCGCGAACCGCCCGGTGGACATCTCGGTCAACGGCAACCTGGTCGGCAACGACCAGGCCTTCCCGAACACGGGCTGGACGAACTACCAGTCCGTGACGATCACCGCCCCGCTCCAGGCGGGCGAGAACAAGATCCGCGCCACCGGCGCGACCGCCGCGGGCGGCCCGAACCTGGACGCGCTGGACGTGGACACCGCGCCCGCCCCGCCGCGCGGCAACCCGCAGCCGCCGACCACCGTCTCCACCGGCTGGTCCATCCCGTGGGCGGTGTCCTTCCTGCCGGACGGCCAGTCCGCGCTGGTCACCGAACGCGACACCTTCCGCGTCTTCCGGGCGGGCCTCAACGGCTCCAAGACCCAGGTGGGCACGGTGCCCAACAGCACCACCACGGGCGGCGAGGGCGGCCTGATGGGCGTCGCGGTCTCCCCGACCTGGAACGGCACCTCCGACCAGGACGTGTTCTTCTTCCACACCTCCAACGACGGCGGCGCGCAGGCCAACCGCATCGTCAAGATGAGCTTCAACGGCACGGCGCTGTCCAACCGCCAGGTCATCGTGAACAACCTGCCCGCCAGCCGCTTCCACAACGGCGGCCAGCTCAAGTTCGGCCCGGACGGCTTCCTCTACGCCACTACCGGGGACGCCCAGAACACCAGCCTGGCCCAGAACCTGGGCAGCCCGGCGGGCAAGATCCTCCGCTTCACCAAGACCGGCGCCGCGGCCCCGGGCAACCCGTTCAACTCCCTGGTCTACTCCTACGGCCACCGCAACGCCCAGGGCCTGGCCTGGGACTCGGCGGGCCGCCTGTGGTCCTCGGAGCTGGGCAACGTCTCCCGCGACGAGCTGAACCTCATCCTGCCGGGCCGCAACTACGGTTGGCCGACCTGTGAGGGCGACTGCAACGTGGGCGGCATGGAGAACCCGAAGCGCACCTGGTCGACCGCGGAGAACTCCCCGTCCTCCCTGGCCATCGTGAACGACACCGCCTACATCGCCGCCCTGCGCGGGCAGCGGCTGTGGCGCGTGGAGCTCAACGGCACCAGCGCCGGGGCGACGACGTCGGTGTTCAACACCTTCGGTCGGCTGCGGTCGGTGGTGAAGGTCCCGGGCGCCAGCGCGCTGTGGATCGGCACCACCAACGCGGACGGCAACGGCGGTCAGGGGCCGGGTTCCGACCGGATCCTGCGCAGCGAGATCCGCTGA
- a CDS encoding ABC transporter permease, with the protein MAMPTTDLLAAAEEPVSAPAKRRRFRFATNYKTATGLVLIGFFVLLAIVGPWIAPYDPSQRSSALLEAPSAEHWFGTTHLGQDIFSQILVGARSVVLVGFLAGVVASVLAVLIGVTSGYLSGATGESLSALSNVFLVIPALPLVIIVTSTLPDTGEITVALVIGLTSWAWGARVLRAQTLSLRRRDYVEAARATGESTPRIIIFEIMPNLSAVIASNFVGTVIFAVMSEITLAFIGVSGISDWNWGTILFWAQSQQALAQGAWWWFVPAGLAIALLGTALSLLNFGIDEFVSPRLRSAGGRHVRTADGQRVRMRVGFTPVLNQSTKDGGS; encoded by the coding sequence ATGGCCATGCCCACCACCGACCTGCTGGCGGCCGCGGAGGAACCGGTCTCAGCGCCCGCGAAGCGCCGCCGGTTCCGGTTCGCCACCAACTACAAGACCGCCACCGGCCTGGTGCTGATCGGCTTCTTCGTGCTGCTGGCGATCGTGGGGCCCTGGATCGCGCCGTACGACCCGTCCCAGCGCAGCAGCGCGCTGCTGGAGGCGCCGTCGGCCGAGCACTGGTTCGGCACCACCCACCTCGGCCAGGACATCTTCAGCCAGATCCTGGTCGGCGCGCGCAGCGTGGTCCTGGTCGGCTTCCTCGCCGGGGTGGTGGCCAGCGTGCTGGCCGTGCTCATCGGTGTGACGTCGGGCTACCTGTCCGGGGCCACCGGGGAGAGCCTGTCCGCGCTGTCCAACGTGTTCCTGGTGATCCCGGCGCTGCCGCTGGTGATCATCGTGACCTCCACGCTGCCGGACACCGGCGAGATCACCGTGGCGCTGGTCATCGGGCTCACCTCGTGGGCCTGGGGCGCCCGGGTGCTGCGCGCGCAGACGCTGTCGCTGCGGCGGCGCGACTACGTGGAGGCCGCCCGCGCCACCGGCGAGTCCACGCCCCGGATCATCATCTTCGAGATCATGCCGAACCTGAGCGCGGTGATCGCGTCCAACTTCGTCGGCACGGTCATCTTCGCGGTGATGTCCGAGATCACCCTGGCCTTCATCGGGGTCTCCGGCATCTCGGACTGGAACTGGGGCACCATCCTGTTCTGGGCGCAGAGCCAGCAGGCCCTGGCCCAGGGCGCGTGGTGGTGGTTCGTGCCCGCCGGGCTGGCCATCGCCCTGCTCGGCACCGCGTTGTCGCTGCTCAACTTCGGCATCGACGAGTTCGTCAGCCCGCGCCTGCGCAGCGCCGGTGGCCGCCACGTGCGCACCGCCGACGGCCAGCGGGTGCGCATGCGGGTCGGGTTCACCCCCGTCCTCAACCAGTCCACGAAGGACGGTGGGTCATGA
- a CDS encoding GH1 family beta-glucosidase, which translates to MDTSTADPGAATAADPISTLPQSFRWGVATSAYQIEGAAFEDGRTASIWDTYCRTPGMVHNMEHGDVACDHYHRMPQDVELIRSLEVDTYRFSVSWPRVQPGGTGPVNAKGLAFYDRLVDELLAKQINPWVTLYHWDLPQELEDAGGWPVRDTAYRFADYAMLVFDKLSDRVREWTTLNEPWCSAMLGYHVGRQAPGRQNFGDAIHAVHHLLLGHGLATRRMRAAGNESHEFGITLNMGTYTPASDAFEDREAARRSDGLGVRIYLDPLRRGRYPADVQADLAARGVAIPVRDGDLEVISTPIEVLGVNFYSGHVFAGTDEYGNTRDADGNPIERVVPQGRPVTDMGWEIVPERFTELLVRISKDYPGLPMVITENGAAFVDVPDADGFVQDEGRTQYFRDHIGAVALARQQGADIRGYFAWSLMDNFEWSYGYDKRFGIVRVDYDTQKRTPKGSALWYRDTIRQVRKGN; encoded by the coding sequence ATGGACACCTCGACGGCCGATCCGGGCGCCGCCACCGCCGCGGACCCCATCAGCACCCTCCCGCAGTCCTTCCGCTGGGGTGTGGCCACCTCGGCGTACCAGATCGAAGGCGCGGCCTTCGAGGACGGGCGCACCGCCTCCATCTGGGACACCTACTGCCGCACGCCCGGCATGGTGCACAACATGGAGCACGGTGACGTGGCCTGCGACCACTACCACCGCATGCCGCAGGACGTGGAGCTGATCCGCTCGCTGGAGGTCGACACCTACCGGTTCTCGGTGTCCTGGCCGCGCGTGCAGCCCGGCGGCACCGGCCCGGTGAACGCCAAGGGCCTGGCCTTCTACGACCGCCTGGTGGACGAGCTGCTGGCCAAGCAGATCAACCCCTGGGTCACGCTCTACCACTGGGACCTGCCACAGGAGCTGGAGGACGCGGGCGGCTGGCCGGTGCGCGACACCGCCTACCGCTTCGCCGACTACGCGATGCTGGTCTTCGACAAGCTCTCCGACCGCGTGCGCGAGTGGACCACACTGAACGAGCCGTGGTGCTCGGCGATGCTCGGCTACCACGTCGGCCGCCAGGCACCCGGCCGCCAGAACTTCGGCGACGCCATCCACGCCGTGCACCACCTGCTGCTCGGGCACGGCCTGGCCACGCGGCGCATGCGCGCGGCGGGCAACGAGAGCCACGAGTTCGGCATCACGCTGAACATGGGCACCTACACCCCGGCCAGCGACGCCTTCGAGGACCGCGAGGCCGCGCGCCGTTCGGACGGCCTCGGCGTGCGCATCTACCTGGACCCGTTGCGGCGCGGGCGCTACCCCGCCGACGTGCAGGCCGACCTGGCCGCGCGCGGGGTGGCCATTCCCGTGCGGGACGGCGACCTGGAGGTCATCTCCACGCCGATCGAGGTGCTGGGCGTGAACTTCTACTCCGGGCACGTGTTCGCCGGCACCGACGAGTACGGCAACACCCGCGACGCCGACGGCAACCCGATCGAACGCGTGGTGCCGCAGGGCAGGCCGGTCACCGACATGGGCTGGGAGATCGTGCCCGAGCGGTTCACCGAGCTGCTGGTGCGCATCAGCAAGGACTACCCGGGGCTGCCCATGGTGATCACCGAGAACGGAGCGGCCTTTGTGGACGTTCCGGACGCCGACGGGTTCGTCCAGGACGAGGGCCGCACGCAGTACTTCCGCGACCACATCGGCGCCGTTGCCCTGGCGCGCCAGCAGGGTGCCGACATCCGCGGCTACTTCGCGTGGTCGCTGATGGACAACTTCGAGTGGTCCTACGGGTACGACAAGCGCTTCGGCATCGTGCGCGTGGACTACGACACCCAGAAGCGCACGCCGAAGGGCAGCGCGCTGTGGTACCGCGACACCATTCGCCAGGTACGAAAAGGTAACTGA
- a CDS encoding ABC transporter ATP-binding protein produces the protein MSPSTIPSASGTTAVVLEAEGLTKHFPVRRGAREVFSRTRKLVHAVDEVTLRLRRGRVTALVGESGSGKSTVARLLAQLYPRTGGDIRLHGESVSVRGGRRFREYSKKVQLIFQDPFASLNPVHTIRYHLTRALRIHGNGGTNKAELEQALHELLTRVSLTPPERYLDKFPHELSGGQRQRVAIARALGADPDVLLADEPVSMLDVSIRLGVLNLLRDLKERLRLGILYITHDIASARYFADETLVMYAGRVVEGGDSETVTQQPAHPYTRLLIESAPDPDRGLHDDDTPEKVSAQQGEPPSLINPPSGCRFHPRCPAAMARCKTELPPRFEIGDSEGHWAACWLYAVDEPEISEAAAKQESA, from the coding sequence ATGAGTCCGAGCACGATTCCCTCGGCTTCCGGCACTACGGCGGTGGTGCTGGAAGCCGAGGGCCTGACCAAACACTTCCCGGTGCGCAGGGGCGCCCGGGAGGTGTTCTCCCGCACGAGGAAGCTCGTGCACGCGGTGGACGAGGTCACGCTGCGCCTGCGGCGTGGCCGGGTCACCGCCCTGGTGGGCGAGTCCGGTTCGGGCAAGTCCACGGTGGCCCGGCTGCTCGCGCAGCTCTACCCGCGCACCGGTGGTGACATCCGCCTGCACGGCGAGTCCGTCTCGGTGCGCGGCGGCCGCAGGTTCCGGGAGTACAGCAAGAAGGTCCAGCTGATCTTCCAGGACCCGTTCGCATCCCTGAACCCGGTGCACACCATCCGCTACCACCTCACGCGGGCGCTGCGCATCCACGGCAACGGCGGTACCAACAAGGCCGAGCTGGAGCAGGCGCTGCACGAGCTGCTCACGCGGGTCAGCCTGACCCCGCCCGAGCGCTACCTGGACAAGTTCCCGCACGAGCTCTCCGGCGGCCAGCGCCAGCGCGTGGCCATCGCCCGCGCCCTGGGTGCCGACCCGGACGTGCTGCTGGCCGACGAGCCGGTCTCCATGCTGGACGTCTCCATCCGGCTGGGCGTGCTGAACCTGCTCCGCGACCTCAAGGAACGCCTGCGCCTGGGCATCCTCTACATCACCCACGACATCGCCTCGGCGCGCTACTTCGCCGACGAGACCCTGGTGATGTACGCCGGACGCGTGGTCGAGGGCGGGGACAGCGAGACGGTCACCCAGCAGCCCGCACACCCCTACACCCGACTGCTCATCGAGTCCGCGCCGGACCCGGACCGGGGGCTGCACGACGACGACACCCCGGAGAAGGTCAGCGCCCAGCAGGGCGAGCCGCCGAGCCTGATCAACCCGCCCTCGGGCTGCCGGTTCCACCCGCGCTGCCCGGCGGCGATGGCCCGGTGCAAGACCGAGCTGCCGCCGCGCTTCGAGATCGGCGACAGCGAGGGCCACTGGGCAGCCTGCTGGCTGTACGCGGTGGACGAGCCCGAGATCAGCGAGGCCGCGGCGAAGCAGGAGTCAGCGTGA
- a CDS encoding ROK family transcriptional regulator: protein MTVRRSTVRDLRRSNRSMLLAKLFFDGPLSRQELSQQTGLSAATVSNVTAELAEERLIVEAGLVESDGGRPRVLLRVDPRYGHVVGIDVGETGVKVELFDLAMTRLAAVDHPLPSSRPKPAAVVTQVAAGVREVLAEAGVEARTVLGVGIGVPGTVEQGRVVRVHAQTIGWDGVELASLLRAKGIDLPLFIENGAKTQGQAELWFGAGKGATHAVIALLGSGVGAAVIADGVTYRGSTSSAGEWGHTTIVYNGLECRCGARGCLEAYVGAEAILERYRKARGGRAVPGEDEQSSLAALLAAAEQSRSAAKVLDETAGYLGAGIANLVNLFNPQRIVLGGWAGLALGRRLLPRITEVTAAHALRHPYGQTTIAVGQLGADAVAVGAATLPVAALLEHGGDPRIVADGDAA from the coding sequence ATGACGGTACGACGGTCGACGGTGCGCGACCTGCGGCGGAGCAACCGGTCCATGCTGCTGGCCAAGCTCTTCTTCGACGGACCGCTGAGCCGGCAGGAGCTGAGCCAGCAGACAGGACTGTCCGCCGCCACGGTCAGCAACGTGACCGCGGAGCTGGCCGAGGAGCGCCTCATCGTGGAGGCCGGGCTCGTGGAGTCCGATGGTGGCCGCCCGAGGGTACTGCTCCGAGTGGATCCGCGGTACGGCCACGTGGTGGGCATCGACGTCGGTGAGACCGGGGTAAAGGTCGAGCTCTTCGACCTGGCCATGACCCGGCTGGCCGCGGTGGACCACCCCCTGCCCTCCTCGCGGCCGAAACCCGCCGCTGTTGTCACCCAGGTGGCGGCTGGCGTGCGCGAGGTGCTGGCCGAGGCCGGGGTCGAGGCGCGCACCGTGCTCGGGGTCGGCATCGGCGTGCCGGGCACGGTCGAGCAGGGCCGGGTGGTGCGGGTGCACGCCCAGACCATCGGCTGGGACGGCGTGGAGCTGGCGAGCCTGTTGCGCGCCAAGGGCATCGACCTGCCGCTGTTCATCGAGAACGGCGCCAAGACCCAGGGCCAGGCCGAGCTGTGGTTCGGCGCGGGCAAGGGCGCCACGCACGCGGTGATCGCCCTGCTGGGCTCGGGCGTGGGCGCGGCGGTGATCGCCGACGGCGTGACCTACCGCGGCTCGACCTCCAGCGCGGGCGAGTGGGGCCACACCACGATCGTCTACAACGGGCTCGAATGCCGTTGCGGCGCACGGGGTTGTCTGGAGGCCTACGTGGGCGCCGAGGCGATCCTGGAGCGCTACCGCAAGGCCAGGGGCGGCCGCGCGGTGCCCGGCGAGGACGAGCAGAGCAGTCTGGCCGCCCTGCTCGCCGCCGCCGAGCAGTCCCGCAGCGCCGCCAAGGTCCTGGACGAGACCGCGGGCTACCTGGGCGCGGGCATCGCCAACCTGGTCAACCTGTTCAACCCGCAGCGCATCGTCCTGGGTGGCTGGGCGGGGCTGGCCCTGGGCCGGCGGCTGCTGCCGCGCATCACCGAGGTCACCGCCGCGCACGCGCTGCGCCACCCGTACGGACAGACCACGATCGCGGTCGGCCAGCTGGGCGCGGACGCGGTGGCGGTCGGCGCCGCGACGCTGCCGGTGGCGGCGCTGCTGGAGCACGGCGGTGATCCCCGGATCGTCGCGGACGGCGACGCGGCCTAG